In a genomic window of Phragmites australis chromosome 14, lpPhrAust1.1, whole genome shotgun sequence:
- the LOC133890248 gene encoding secreted RxLR effector protein 161-like, whose product MEAQLKLLKDSAVAEVDTTLYRSLVGSLRYLVHTRSDISFVVGYVSRFMENPRQDHLVTVKHLLRYISSTIDYGILYSKRGSGELCLTGYSDSDFRGDVDDRKSTTGIVFFLDDMPISWQSQKQRVVAFSSCEAEYIAGAAAACQGVWLGRLLGDMIGTTPRPPRVKMDNMSAIALSKNPILHHQSKHINMKFHYIRECVDSGRISLDFTSS is encoded by the coding sequence ATGGAGGCACAACTCAAGCTGTTGAAAGACAGTGCTGTGGCGGAGGTCGACACCACCCTGTATCGCAGCCTCGTCGGGAGTTTACGGTATTTGGTTCACACGCGGTCGGACATTTCGTTCGTCGTCGGCTACGTGAGCCGGTTCATGGAGAACCCTAGGCAAGATCACTTGGTGACAGTCAAGCACCTGCTACGGTATATCTCCAGCACGATAGACTACGGCATCTTGTACTCCAAGCGCGGCAGCGGCGAGCTCTGTCTCACAGGGTACAGCGATAGTGATTTCAGGGGGGACGTGGATGATCGGAAGAGCACCACTGGCATCGTGTTCTTCCTCGATGACATGCCCATCTCCTGGCAGTCACAGAAGCAGCGGGTGGTGGCGTTCTCATCctgcgaggccgagtacatCGCCGGCGCTGCGGCAGCTTGCCAGGGAGTGTGGCTCGGACGATTGCTGGGGGACATGATCGGGACAACGCCCAGGCCGCCGCGAGTGAAGATGGACAACATGTCCGCCATAGCTCTCAGTAAGAATCCCATTCTCCATCATCAGAGTAAGCACATTAACATGAAATTTCACTATATTCGTGAGTGTGTGGATAGCGGGAGAATCAGCTTGGACTTCACGAGTTCTTAG